A window from Bacteroidota bacterium encodes these proteins:
- a CDS encoding T9SS type A sorting domain-containing protein — MACNSSAGVIVFAVSTETFFTVLPLSELNLSDQPAGLYMIKVTKGDKIYNGKIVLQ; from the coding sequence ATGGCTTGCAATTCTTCTGCAGGGGTAATTGTGTTTGCTGTTTCCACAGAAACTTTTTTTACAGTGCTGCCGCTTTCGGAATTAAACTTATCTGACCAGCCCGCAGGGCTCTATATGATTAAAGTCACCAAGGGAGACAAAATTTACAACGGCAAAATAGTATTGCAATAA
- a CDS encoding DUF1571 domain-containing protein, with the protein MVLKRIFLLLTACCFFSASHFSSNSSCKELLQNILSSVAKIETMKFHLSCLERFNGKLIATESQIKMNASPRKIYIWLKGPELLWLEGKNNGNALVNPDGFPYINLNLDPMGNIMRENQHHTIHEVGFNYFAGIIKNSMEIAGEKFDDYFKCVGTIEWDGHECYLITAEYPFFKYEEYTVQKDETLVSIGKKFKVSDYMLLELNNKKNYRDVKANEKIKVPNVYGNKLILYIDKELLVPRVIKVYDDKGLFESYEYHDLQVNCKISEEEFTKEYKAYGF; encoded by the coding sequence ATGGTTCTGAAAAGAATTTTTCTTTTACTTACCGCCTGCTGTTTTTTTTCTGCTTCGCATTTTTCTTCCAATTCATCCTGCAAAGAACTTCTTCAGAATATTCTTTCCTCTGTTGCGAAAATAGAAACCATGAAATTTCATCTCTCCTGCCTTGAACGGTTCAACGGAAAACTTATTGCCACCGAGTCGCAAATAAAGATGAATGCTTCTCCGAGAAAAATTTATATCTGGCTGAAAGGGCCGGAACTTTTATGGCTCGAAGGAAAAAATAACGGCAATGCGCTGGTGAATCCCGATGGTTTTCCCTATATAAATCTCAACCTCGACCCGATGGGAAATATCATGCGCGAAAACCAGCATCACACCATTCACGAAGTGGGCTTTAATTATTTTGCAGGCATTATAAAAAATTCAATGGAGATTGCCGGGGAAAAATTTGATGACTATTTTAAGTGCGTTGGCACGATTGAATGGGACGGGCATGAATGCTACTTGATTACGGCAGAGTATCCGTTTTTCAAATACGAAGAATATACGGTGCAGAAAGATGAAACGCTTGTGAGCATTGGCAAAAAATTTAAAGTGAGCGATTATATGCTCCTTGAGTTGAACAATAAAAAAAATTACCGCGATGTGAAAGCCAATGAAAAAATAAAAGTTCCGAATGTATATGGAAATAAACTCATTTTATATATTGACAAAGAACTGCTGGTGCCGCGTGTAATAAAAGTATATGATGACAAGGGTTTATTCGAATCGTATGAGTACCACGATTTGCAGGTGAACTGTAAAATTTCCGAAGAAGAATTCACGAAAGAGTATAAAGCGTATGGCTTTTGA
- a CDS encoding T9SS type A sorting domain-containing protein has product MNHQPSTIDLSSQPKGIYFVKVQGESKIYTEKVVIQ; this is encoded by the coding sequence ATCAACCATCAACCATCAACCATTGATTTATCTTCCCAGCCCAAAGGAATTTATTTTGTGAAGGTGCAGGGCGAGAGCAAGATTTATACTGAAAAAGTGGTGATACAGTAA